GGCGTGGAACATCGAGAGCAGCCATGGCCACGAGCTGGACATGTACCGGCACCTGATCAAAGACACGGTGATCTGGAATATCGAAGCGGGGCGCCAGCTGAGTGGGCCGCAGATTGCGTGGGCCGAGCGCAAGCGTACGGAGCTATACCAGCGCATGCACGCGTTCCTCTCAACCTACGAGTTCCTGGCGCTGCCGGTGAGCCAGGTGCCGCCGTTCGCGATCGATCAGCCGTACGTAACCGCGATTGAAGGTGTGACCCTGGAGACCTATATCGACTGGATGCGCTCGTGCTACTACATCAGCGCCACCGGGCTGCCGGCGATCAGCGTGCCGTGCGGCTTTACGCCCGAGGGGTTGCCGGTGGGCCTGCAGATTGTCGGGCGGCACCAGGACGAGTTTGGCCTGCTACAGCTGGCATATGCCTTCGAGCAGGCCACCGGGTTTGGGCGCCAGCGGCCGCCGGGGCTGTAGCCGCTGCGATCTGCACACGCCGGGTTATCGGCTGCGCGTCACGCCGGCACGCGCGCAATACGCAGCCAGTGGGCAGCTGCTACAGCGCGGTGAGGTCGGGTGGCAGATATTCTGGCCGAGTGTCACCAGCAGGCCGTTGATCGGGATCCAGTGTTGGTGCGGCAGCTTGGCCCGCAGTGCAAACTCGGTTGCCTCAGGATCGGGCGTTTGCACATAGCCCCAGCGGTTGCAGATCCGGTGAACATGCGTATCGACGCAGATGCCGGGCAAGCCGTAGCCGGCGGTCAGCACCAGGTTGGCGGTCTTGCGGCCGACACCAGGCAGCGCCAGTAGCGCGTCGAGGTCGGCCGGCACCTGGCCACCGTAGCGCTCGAGCAGCAGCGCGCACACCGCCCGGATGGTGCGCGCCTTGGTGTGGTAGAAGCCAACCGGGTAGATCAGCCGGGCGATCTGTTCCTCGTCGAGCGCCAGCATCGCCGCAGGCGTATCGGCGGCCGCGAACAGCCGTGGCGCCACCACTGCGGTGAGCGTGTCTTTGGTGCGCAGGCTCAGGATCGTAGCGATCAGCACATGGAAGGGCGTCTGCTGCTGGGCGCCCATGGCCTCGATCAGCGGCTGCTGGTAGCGCGGCATCGCTTCGTGCAAGATCGCCATTACCGTGTCGATATTGAAACCGGGCAGTGTCATACACAATTCGCTTGATTATAGCGTGGCCAAATACAGGCTGCCTTGCTGGCCCGCGGCGCCACGCAGGATAGTATACAGGATCTGGGCCGCCCGGCCGCGCCCCAGGCCGAGATTCGAACCATGCATATTTTGCAGATCTATAAAGATTACGCCCCGGTGCTGGGCGGCATCGAGAACCATGTGCGCGACCTGGGCGAGGGCCTGGCGGCGCGCGGCCACCGCGTGACCGTGCTGGTCACCAGCCTCGATCGCCGCACATTGATCGAGCGGCCGCAGCCGGGGCTGACGGTGATCAAGGCCGCGCGTACACTGCACCTGGCCTCGACACCGCTGAGCCTGGCCATGCTGCAGCTGGCCCGTACACAGCGGCCCGACCTGGTTCACCTGCATTTCCCCTACCCGCCCGGCGACCTGGTGTACTGGCAGATGCCTGTGCGGGCGCCGCTGGTGCTGACCTACCACAGCGATATTGTGCGCCAGCAAAACCTGCTGCGGCTATACCGGCCGCTGATGGAGCTGACACTGCGCCGCGCCGCGCGCATCCTGCCCACCAGCCCGAACTACATGGTCTCGTCGCCGTTTCTGCGCCGGCACGCCGCGCGCTGTAGCGTGGTGCCGCTGGGCATCGATACCGCGCGCTTCGCGTATGCCGACGCGCACCAGGCTGCGGCGACACGCGCACGCTACGGCGCGCCGCTGCTGCTGTTTGTCGGGCGGCTGCGCTACTACAAGGGCCTGCACGTGCTGCTCGAGGCCATGCCCTCGGTGCGCGCCGAGCTGCTGATCGGCGGCAGCGGCCCCGAGCGTGAGCGGCTGGTGGCCCAGGCCGCCCGGCTGGGGGTTGCGGCGCGGGTGCATTTTCTGGGCGACGTGCCCGACGCCGATCTGCCGGGGCTGTACCACGCGGCCGACCTGTTTGTGATGCCGGCACATCTGCGGGCCGAGGCGCTTGGGCTGGCGCAGATCGAGGCGCTGGCCAGCGGCCTGCCGTGCGTCAGCACCGAGCTAGGCACCGGCACCAGCTTTGCCAATTTACACGGCGTCACCGGCCTGGTGGTGCCGCCCGGCGACGCGCGCGCGCTGGCTGTGGCGATCAACGCGCTGCTGGCCGACCCGGCGCTGCGCCAGGGCTATGGCGCGGCCGGGCGCCGCCGCGCCGCCGAGCTGTTCGCGCTGCCGCGCATGCTCGACCGGATCGAGACTGTCTATCGCGAGGTGTTGACATAATGTTCCTGGTGTGTCATCCCGTGCCCCACGCTGGTGAACACAGCTTGCCCCTTTCGACAAAGAAACGCATATCTTTTTGGCGCATCCTCTATTATACTGAGAGTGCCCTTGCACAGGGCGCCTGCACCTAACGGCGACAATGTTGCCCACTATACCAATGGAGCCAGCCATATGCAGCGACTCGCCCTTACGATCAGCAGCTTCGTCATCATTGTGGTAATGATCATTAACGTTGGCCTGTTCTATCAGAACACCCAGCTGCGCGCGCGCGTGGCGGCGCCCCAGCCGACTCAGGTGGTGGTGCCTGGGCAGGCCGAGCGGATTGCCGCGCTTGAGCAAGAGCTGAAACGTTCCGAGCAGGATCGCATCAAGGCCACGCGCGACGCGGCCGCGGCCCGCAGCCAGTTCGATCAGCTCAGCGCCGCCGCTCGCGAGCGCGACACCCTCAAACCCCAGCTACAGGCGCTACAGCAAGAGAACGACCAGCTGCGCGCGCAGGTTGGTAACTTGCAGACGATGAACACGATCAATAGCCAGGTCACACCGCTGCGCGGGCTTACACCGCTCAGCGCAGTGCCGCGCATGTTTATGAACCACGATCAGCTGCGCGCCCACTTCACCGAGCTGCTGGCCCAGGAGTGGCCGCCCGAGCAAGAGGCGCGCCAGCAGGCGATCTTGCGGGCGCTCGACATGGCCGGCGGTGGCGATAATCTGCGCGCGCGCGAGATCGAGAGCATGGTCAAAAGCGTGCTGGGCTTCTACGACCAGCGCACCAAGCAGCTGGTGGTGGTGACCGATCGTGCCCAGATGGGTGTGCGCGACCGCGTGACATACGCGCACGAATATACCCACAGCCTGCAAGACCAGCACTATAACCTGACGGCGCTGTTCGAGCGTGCGCAGGGCAACGCCGATTACGACATCGCTCTGCGCGCACTGGTCGAGGGCGATGCGACGCTGACCATGGGGCTGTATGCGCGCGATCACCTCAGCGCGATGGATATCGCGAGCTACCAACTCGAGCAGTTTCAGAGCATCGATCTATCGGGGCTGACCTTCGGCAGTGGCCCGCTGGTCGAGTCGGCTACGTACTTTCCGTATCGCGAGGGCGCCAGCTTTGTGGCTACGCTCTACGAGCGCGGCGGCTGGCCGGCGGTTGATCAGGCCTTCGCGCGGCCGCCACGCTCGAGCGAGCAAGTGCTGCACCCCGAGCGCTATATTGCCGGCGATGCCCCGCTGGCCGTGCAGCTGCCGGCGCTCGCGCCCACCGGCTGGCAGGTGCAGGCCGAGGATACGCTGGGCGAGCTGTACCTGCGGATCTACCTCGAGCGCGCGCTGTCGTTCGAACAGGCCGCTGCAGCCTGCGACGGCTGGGGCGGCGACCGCTACCAGGTGCTGGCCGATCGGCAGGGCCATATTGCGCTGGCGCTACAGACTGAGTGGGACACGCCGGCGGCGGCGCGGCGCTTCGCCGATGCGCTGCAACTGCTGGTGGTTGGGCTGGCTGGCGGCAACCCGGCGGTGCTACAGGCCGACGCGGGGCATATGCGCTGGCAGTTGGCCGATCGGCAGTTCTATGTCGGCCTGGCCGGCCGGCGGGTGCTGGTGCTGCACGCCCCCGACGCCGCCACGCTCGACGCGCTGGTGGGCAAGCTTGGCGGCTAGGGCCAGGCGCCTACGGCGGTACGGCATTGCGTATTGGCACGACGCTGCCGCAGGCGAATGAGCGCGCAGCGCGGGCCACCGCGTAGCTTGTGTGATACCAAATCTGGTTAATCGCTTGGTTTATGGTGGGGGTTCGGGGGCGGCAAAGCCGCCCCCGAAATGCTCTTTTGTTGTGTGGTGCCTGGCAAAGCCAGGCACCACACAACAAAACGGACGTAATCAAACGGAGTTGGTATGATTGAATGCGGTCTTTCTGCCCTGCGCAGAAAGACCGCATGAGCCTAGAACAGCAGGTTTGCCAGCTTGCGCCGCCCGTCGGCCACGAGCGGGTTTTGGTCGCCCAGGGCCGTGAAGAGCGCCAGCAGCACCTTGCGCGCGCCATCGTCGCGGAAGCTGCGGTTGCGCCCAACGATCGCCAGCAGCTGGTCGATCGCCTCGGCGTACTGCCGCCCGTGCGCCAGCAGCGCGGCCAGCTTGTAGCGCGCATCCACATCGTTGGGGGTAGCGGCCACCTGGGCCTTGAGCGCCTCGGGCTTGCTGGTGTGTGCCTCGCCGAAGAACTCGGCCAGCGCCAGCCAGGCCTGGGCAGTTGGATACTGCGGAGTGCCGACCGGCACTTGGCGCAGCGCCTCGGCGCCCTCGTGCTCGCCCTGCTGCACCAGCAGCCGCCCCAACCCCAGCAGCGCCTCGTGGTCGTCGGGGTTCTGGCCGAGCGCCAGCCGGTAGCGCGCAGCCGCCTCGGCTGGCTGGCGCGCTTCGAGCGCCTGCGCCGCCGCGAGTGGGTCGTTGGGCTGGGCCGGTAGCACCCGCTTCAGCCAGGCGCGCACCTGCGACTCGGGCAGCGCGCCTTCGAACTGGTCGGCGATCTTACCGTCGCGGAAGGCCTTGACCGCCGGGATGCCCTGAACGCGGAACATCTGGGCCAGCCGCTGGTTATTGTCGACATTCACCTTTGCAAGCACAAATGCGCCATTAGCCTCCTTGGCGAGCTTCTCGAGCGTTGGCCCGAGCGTGCGGCACGGCCCGCACCAGGGCGCCCAGAAATCGACCACCACCGGCGTTGTGCGCGAGCGCTCGAGCACCTGGGCCTGGAATGTGCGCTCGTCTACGTCGATCACTGCCATGCTCTGCGGCGCCTGCCCTAGAATCTGTGTTGCCATACTTCCTCTATTTTTGTTTCTGCAAGACCGTCTGTATCATACCATGTTCGAGCTGAACTGCGTATGTGCCGGCAGCAGGCAGTCGGCAGTGAGCAGCAGGTAGTCGGCAGGCGGTGTTCATCCGATTGAGTAGTGGCGTGCTCACCCAGCCGCCTGCCACGTGAGCACAACGCCACCCTGGCCAAGCAGTACGCTGCCAGGGAAGACGCGCAGCCGCCAGGGTTCGAGCCGCAGGGCTGCGAAGGCCGGCGCGGTCGGGCTATCCCAGCCGGGCACGATTGCCGGGTTGTAGCCCACCGGTGGTGGGGCATTGCGGAAGAGTTCCCATACCATGGTGCGAGTTGCATCGTCGAAGGCCCAGGCGGCTTGGCACTCGGCCACGCAGGTATCGTGGTTGGGCGCCCAATAGCTCAGCGATACAAACGGGTGTGCGGCGAGGTGCGCGCGCTTCGCGGGCGTGGGGCCAGTGGCGACCCAGCCAACTAGTTGCGTGCCATCCCACTGCCAGATCGGGTGCAGGATGCGCGAGCGTGGGCGCCCGTGCGTGTCGACCGTTGCGACGCTGCACCAGACAATGCGGTGCGCCATTTCGATGAACGCCGGGGCGACGGCTAGAAGATCGGCCATGGGTTTCCTCCTTGGTAACGCGAAGCCCGTGCGCCCCAGCATAGGCGCCACTAGCCCTTTGCAAAATCCACAAACCGATAGCCCACGCCGCGCTCGGTCAGGATGTACTTGGGGTTGGCCGGGTCGGCTTCGATCTTTTGGCGCAGATAGGTGACGTACAGGCGCAGGTAGTGGGTCTCGTCGTGGTACTCGGGGCCCCACACGCGTGTGAGCAGCATCTCGTGGGTCATCACATAGCCGGCGTTCTGCACCAGGTGATACAACAGGCGATACTCGGTTGGGCGCAGGTTCACGCGCTCGCCGTTCACCAGCACCTCGCGCCGTGCGAAGTCGATCGTCAGGCGCTGATCGACCTGCACGGTCGTCTGAGGGGTAGGCGGGGGGGCGTAGTGGCGGCGCAGCACCGCGCGGATGCGGCTGACCAGCTCGCGGTGGCTGAATGGCTTGCCGATATAGTCGTCGGCCCCGAGCTCGAGGCCCTTGATCCGATCGTCCTCGTTGTCTTTAGCGGTGAGGATCAGCACTGGTACCTGCGAGAACAGCCGCAGCCGCCGCAATGCCTCGAAGCCATCCATGCCCGGCATCATAATGTCGAGCAGCACGACATCGGGCATCTCTTCGCGGGCCTGGTCGAGCGCCTCGCGCCCACTCGGTGCGCTGAGCACGCGCGCGCCCTCGAGCTCGAGGTTCATGCGCATGAAGTTGATCATGCGCGGCTCGTCGTCGACGACCAGGATGAGTTTATCTTTGAGGTCGGACATGGCCTTTCCGATCTATCTGTGTTGCCTGCGGCAGCATGATACCTTCCCATCTTTTGTACCTAGTTTTTCACGCTCCGCGCGAAAAACTAGGTACCAGTATCAAAGAAGTACCGCTCTGCGGCCGCATTCGCGCGGCGGCCCTCTCGCCAGGGAATTGCTGCACAAGCCTTTACGGCTCGGCGGGCTTGTGCGTGAGCATGGCCAGCGGGCGCGCGCCGGGCGGCGCCTGGTCGGCAGCGCGCGCCGGCGTGCCGTCGCCCTGCGCGAGGTCGGGCAGCTGGGGCGTAGCCAGCTGTAGTGTGAACGAGAAGCGCGCGCCGCGGCCAGGCTGGCTGTCGACCCAGATGCGCCCGCCCTGGGCTTCGACGATCGCGCGCGCCAGGAACAAGCCCAGCCCGGCGCCCTGCGTCTCGCGGCGCAGCCGGTTGTCGACACGGTAGAAGCGCCGAAACAGCTTGGCCTGCTCTTCGGGCGCGATGCCGATGCCCTGGTCGCTCACCGACACGATCGCGTGGTCGGTGCCGGCGCGGCCGGCCAGGCGGATGGTGCCACCCTCGGGGCTATACTTGATCGCGTTCGACACCAGGTTCTCGAGCACCTGGCGGGTGCGCTCGTAGTCGGCATGGACTGGCGGGAAGTCGTCGCTGAAGCGCAGCTCGAAGGTGAAGTGCTCGCCGGCGCTGGCTGCGCTGCGCTCGACCACCTGGGCCACCAGCGCCGGCAGCGACCAGTCGCTCAGATCGAGGTGCATACCGCCGGCCTGCAGCCGCGAGGCATCGAGCAGCCCCTCGATCTGGCCGGCCAGCCGGTCGGCCTCATCGGAGATAATATGCAACCCATCGCGCAGCACGTCAGGCCCCCAGTCGGCATCGTCGCGCGCCAGCGTTTCGGCGTAGCCCTTGATGATGCTCACGGGCGTCTTGAGCTCGTGCGAGATCACCGAGATGAAGGTACTCTGCATTTCCTCTTCGATCTTCTGCTCGGTAATATCGCGCACATTGGCGATTGCACCCAGGAACTCGGCCTGTGGCCCACGTTGGATGGCGTAGCGGCTCTGCACATAGCGGCGGCGGCCATCGCGGCCGGCGATCCAGCCCTCGACGATCGGGTTAACCAGCGGTGGGCGGCGTTGCAGCGGGCAATCAACCAGGCAGATATTCACGCCCTGGGGCGTTGTGATCGCCAGCACTTCAGCGCACGGCCGGCCGATCGCTTCGTCGCGTGGCCAGCCAGTCAGCAGCTCCATGGTGCGGTTGAAGGTGGTGATGCGCCAGCGTGGGTCGAGGATCATCACGCCATCGGCGCTCTGCTCAATCAGCGCGTCGAGCTGGAGCTTATCTTGCAGCACGTTCTGGTACAGCTTGGCGTTGCTCACGGCAATTGCCGCCTGGTCGGCGAAGTCGCGCAGCAGATCTTGCTCTTCAGGGGTGAATGCCACGTTCAGTGCGGCGCGGAATACGTAGATCACGCCCACGCGGGTGCGGCGAAACACCAGCGGCAGCGCGATCACCTGGCGCAACGGCAGGTGCGTGTTCGCGGCCACCTCTTGCAGGCGCATGCCCATGCTGCGGCGGTCGTCGAGCGAGGTGCCGAGCAGCCCGCTGAAGGCTGGCCAGCTCTCGCGCGGTAGGCCCTGGGCCGAGTGGACGAGCGGCGTGCCGGTGTCGTCGGGTAGCGCGATCAGCCCGGCCGTGCCGGCCAGGAGATCGACGGCCACGTCGATCACCAGATCGAGCACGCTGGTCAGGTCGAGCTGCGCGGTGATCGCGCGGCTGACGCGCAGTAGGAACTCGCGCTGGCGTAAATGTTGATCAGTCGTCTCTAACATTGATCTAACACTCCGTAGACGCCATTCTAACATACGCGCGATATACTCTACAACTGGCGGCACCAAAAAAAACATATCAATGCGTATAGAAGAAACCAAGAGGAGGAAAGCCATGTCGAACCTGACTCGCTGGGATCCGTGGAGCGATATGCTGTCGCTGCGCGAGGCCATGAGCCAGCTGATGGAAGAGAGCTTCGTGCGGCCATCGGCCGGCACGCCCACCGGCCAGGGCTTCGTGCCCGCGCTCGACGTGAGCGAGACGCAAGAGGCCTTTACTGTTGAGGCGGCCGTGCCCGGCCTGAAGCCCGAGGATCTCGAGATTACTGTCGAGAATAATGTGCTGACGATCAAGGGCGAGACGCGCCAGGAGACCGAGGACAAGCAGCGCAACTATCACCGCGTCGAGCGCCGCTTCGGCTCGTTCCAGCGCACGATCGGCCTGCCGAACACCGTCAAGCCCGATGCGATCAAGGCCAGCCTCGAGCATGGCGTGCTGAAGCTCGAGATCCCCAAGGCCGAGGAGATCAAGCCGCGCAAGATCGCGGTGAACGTCACCAACGGCAAGACGATCGAGGCCAGCAACAACTAGCGCTCAACGCTCATGCCCGGCGATTGCGCGCGTACGCGCGCAATCGCCGGGCGCATACTAATGGCTTTCGGGCGCGGCGCGCCCTGGATATATGCCCGGCGGTAGTGACCAGCAATGCTGGTTGCGGCCGCCGGTTTTGTGTGTGTTGCGGTCAGCGCGCACCCGGCGGCACGGCCATGTCGCGCACGGCCCAGTAGATCGCTTTGGGTGTGCCGTCAGGCGCCACAAACGACCAGTTGTCCTGGTAGGTGTGGGTCGACCAAGGCGTGCCGAGCTGCCACAGGCATATGGCCGCCAGCCAGTCCCATGTGCGTGCCATGTCGTAGGCCGCCAGCGTCCAGCGCACGCGCTCGGAGGGCCGCACCGCGCCGTGCCAACGCAAGCTGTCGTTCCAGCCGCCTTCGGTGATCATGATTGGTGTGGCGGCATCGCCATGCGCGCGCATCACGTCGCGCAGCAGCTCGACCCGCCGAAAGCTGATCGTGGCCGGGTCGGGCGCGGCTGAGGGCGGCAGCCTGGCCCCGTAGGCATGGGCGGCGAGCATATCGAAGTAGGGCGCTGCGCCGGCCTGGTATAGCGCCTGTAGAAACCCCAGGTCGCCGGTGTGGTCGCTGCCGTCGCTGCTGGTGTCGGTCACTGGCGCGAGCCCGGCCGCGATGACGACCGCATCGGGCGCGGCGGCTTTGGCGCGCGGATAGACTGCCTCGAGCAGCGCGGCGTAGGCGGCCGGGTCGGGCCGGCGCCGGCCCCACTCGAAGGCCAGGTTTGGCTCGTTCCAGACGATCACATGCCGCAGGCCGTAGGGCCGGTAGCGCGTGAGAAATGCCGCGACGTAGTTCGCATAGTCGGCATAATGGTCATAATCGAGGTAGCGGTCGCTGCTGCCGTTGGGGCGCGCCCAGCCCGGCACCAGGTCGAGCCGGGCCACGACGGTCAGGCCCTGGCGGGCGGCGTGCTGGATGATCATATCGAAGCCGGCCCAGTCGTAGCCATAGCGCGAGCGCGGCTGGGCGTAGGCCCATG
The sequence above is drawn from the Candidatus Kouleothrix ribensis genome and encodes:
- a CDS encoding endonuclease III, whose product is MTLPGFNIDTVMAILHEAMPRYQQPLIEAMGAQQQTPFHVLIATILSLRTKDTLTAVVAPRLFAAADTPAAMLALDEEQIARLIYPVGFYHTKARTIRAVCALLLERYGGQVPADLDALLALPGVGRKTANLVLTAGYGLPGICVDTHVHRICNRWGYVQTPDPEATEFALRAKLPHQHWIPINGLLVTLGQNICHPTSPRCSSCPLAAYCARAGVTRSR
- a CDS encoding response regulator transcription factor; the encoded protein is MSDLKDKLILVVDDEPRMINFMRMNLELEGARVLSAPSGREALDQAREEMPDVVLLDIMMPGMDGFEALRRLRLFSQVPVLILTAKDNEDDRIKGLELGADDYIGKPFSHRELVSRIRAVLRRHYAPPPTPQTTVQVDQRLTIDFARREVLVNGERVNLRPTEYRLLYHLVQNAGYVMTHEMLLTRVWGPEYHDETHYLRLYVTYLRQKIEADPANPKYILTERGVGYRFVDFAKG
- a CDS encoding PAS domain-containing protein, with the translated sequence MLETTDQHLRQREFLLRVSRAITAQLDLTSVLDLVIDVAVDLLAGTAGLIALPDDTGTPLVHSAQGLPRESWPAFSGLLGTSLDDRRSMGMRLQEVAANTHLPLRQVIALPLVFRRTRVGVIYVFRAALNVAFTPEEQDLLRDFADQAAIAVSNAKLYQNVLQDKLQLDALIEQSADGVMILDPRWRITTFNRTMELLTGWPRDEAIGRPCAEVLAITTPQGVNICLVDCPLQRRPPLVNPIVEGWIAGRDGRRRYVQSRYAIQRGPQAEFLGAIANVRDITEQKIEEEMQSTFISVISHELKTPVSIIKGYAETLARDDADWGPDVLRDGLHIISDEADRLAGQIEGLLDASRLQAGGMHLDLSDWSLPALVAQVVERSAASAGEHFTFELRFSDDFPPVHADYERTRQVLENLVSNAIKYSPEGGTIRLAGRAGTDHAIVSVSDQGIGIAPEEQAKLFRRFYRVDNRLRRETQGAGLGLFLARAIVEAQGGRIWVDSQPGRGARFSFTLQLATPQLPDLAQGDGTPARAADQAPPGARPLAMLTHKPAEP
- a CDS encoding Hsp20/alpha crystallin family protein translates to MSNLTRWDPWSDMLSLREAMSQLMEESFVRPSAGTPTGQGFVPALDVSETQEAFTVEAAVPGLKPEDLEITVENNVLTIKGETRQETEDKQRNYHRVERRFGSFQRTIGLPNTVKPDAIKASLEHGVLKLEIPKAEEIKPRKIAVNVTNGKTIEASNN
- a CDS encoding tetratricopeptide repeat protein, with product MATQILGQAPQSMAVIDVDERTFQAQVLERSRTTPVVVDFWAPWCGPCRTLGPTLEKLAKEANGAFVLAKVNVDNNQRLAQMFRVQGIPAVKAFRDGKIADQFEGALPESQVRAWLKRVLPAQPNDPLAAAQALEARQPAEAAARYRLALGQNPDDHEALLGLGRLLVQQGEHEGAEALRQVPVGTPQYPTAQAWLALAEFFGEAHTSKPEALKAQVAATPNDVDARYKLAALLAHGRQYAEAIDQLLAIVGRNRSFRDDGARKVLLALFTALGDQNPLVADGRRKLANLLF
- a CDS encoding pyridoxamine 5'-phosphate oxidase family protein; protein product: MADLLAVAPAFIEMAHRIVWCSVATVDTHGRPRSRILHPIWQWDGTQLVGWVATGPTPAKRAHLAAHPFVSLSYWAPNHDTCVAECQAAWAFDDATRTMVWELFRNAPPPVGYNPAIVPGWDSPTAPAFAALRLEPWRLRVFPGSVLLGQGGVVLTWQAAG
- a CDS encoding glycosyltransferase; its protein translation is MHILQIYKDYAPVLGGIENHVRDLGEGLAARGHRVTVLVTSLDRRTLIERPQPGLTVIKAARTLHLASTPLSLAMLQLARTQRPDLVHLHFPYPPGDLVYWQMPVRAPLVLTYHSDIVRQQNLLRLYRPLMELTLRRAARILPTSPNYMVSSPFLRRHAARCSVVPLGIDTARFAYADAHQAAATRARYGAPLLLFVGRLRYYKGLHVLLEAMPSVRAELLIGGSGPERERLVAQAARLGVAARVHFLGDVPDADLPGLYHAADLFVMPAHLRAEALGLAQIEALASGLPCVSTELGTGTSFANLHGVTGLVVPPGDARALAVAINALLADPALRQGYGAAGRRRAAELFALPRMLDRIETVYREVLT